One genomic segment of Paenibacillus xylanexedens includes these proteins:
- a CDS encoding AraC family transcriptional regulator: protein MFISPRHQRYFMTSRDQPLPLYIESLGYNGNQEKVSRPVGYPCYHWLQTVKGAGEFKFSGSTVVLGEASGILLPPNEPHEYVRAQGEWETFYITFGGSQCPAILESLSLGEAALHQWEQSSPFNDYGQEVLDSIRSDQDLSGLEASADIYRFLILLKKHGMTGNRSSISHAVERLAPLIAFMEQHYANPEIGLEHMADVTGISSRHLNTLFKQSFGMTAYSYFILLRIRKAKEIMTADYRPTIRETAVRVGFRDASHFVATFRRIEGVTPEQFRNLY from the coding sequence ATGTTTATCTCCCCCCGACATCAACGATATTTCATGACATCACGTGATCAGCCGTTACCCCTTTATATTGAGAGCCTAGGTTATAACGGCAATCAGGAGAAGGTGTCCAGACCTGTCGGGTATCCCTGTTACCATTGGCTTCAGACCGTGAAGGGAGCCGGAGAATTCAAGTTTTCCGGGTCCACGGTCGTACTGGGGGAAGCATCAGGTATTTTGCTGCCGCCAAATGAACCGCATGAATATGTGCGAGCCCAAGGAGAGTGGGAGACATTCTACATTACATTTGGCGGTTCCCAGTGTCCGGCAATCTTGGAGTCACTTAGTCTGGGTGAAGCAGCGTTGCATCAGTGGGAGCAGAGCAGTCCGTTCAATGATTACGGCCAGGAAGTGCTGGATTCGATCAGAAGTGATCAGGATTTGTCGGGACTCGAGGCGTCAGCGGATATATACCGATTTTTGATTTTGCTCAAAAAACATGGCATGACCGGCAATCGGTCTTCGATCTCTCATGCCGTGGAGAGACTCGCTCCGCTCATTGCATTCATGGAACAGCATTATGCGAATCCTGAGATTGGTCTCGAACATATGGCTGACGTCACGGGGATCTCATCCAGACATCTGAACACCTTGTTCAAGCAGTCCTTTGGCATGACAGCCTACAGTTATTTCATTTTGCTGCGCATTCGCAAAGCCAAGGAAATCATGACCGCAGACTATAGACCCACGATTAGGGAAACTGCAGTTAGGGTAGGGTTTCGCGATGCAAGCCATTTTGTAGCAACTTTTCGCAGGATTGAGGGGGTGACTCCTGAACAGTTCCGTAATTTGTACTAA
- a CDS encoding alpha/beta hydrolase: MTTTIPLWDHAAPYAAQGHEDEMPHLIPFIQPGSESAVIVCPGGGYGFLADHEGAPIAELLNRAGISAFVLNYRVAPHQHPAPITDGQRAIRYVRAHAEQYGINPAKIAVLGFSAGGHLTATLGTLYDEGQPDHEDLIERQSSRPDRVILCYPVITMESYGHAGSRENLLGSDASAEQIKAFSAEQQVRADAPEAFIWHTSDDQAVPVENSLRYALALGAHGIPYDLHVFEKGSHGLGLAEDNHAVRVWSDLCLTWLKNQGW, translated from the coding sequence ATGACAACAACTATACCCTTATGGGATCATGCTGCACCTTATGCAGCCCAGGGTCATGAAGACGAGATGCCACATTTGATTCCATTTATTCAGCCCGGTTCCGAGAGCGCTGTCATTGTATGTCCAGGGGGCGGCTATGGATTTTTGGCTGATCATGAAGGTGCTCCAATAGCCGAATTGTTGAACCGTGCAGGTATAAGTGCATTTGTCCTGAATTATCGGGTGGCGCCTCACCAGCATCCTGCACCTATAACAGATGGTCAGCGTGCCATACGTTATGTTCGTGCTCATGCTGAGCAGTATGGCATCAACCCTGCCAAGATTGCAGTACTTGGTTTCTCCGCAGGTGGACATCTCACAGCAACACTGGGAACGCTGTATGACGAGGGACAACCGGATCATGAGGACCTCATCGAACGCCAGAGTTCACGCCCGGACCGAGTTATTCTCTGTTATCCGGTCATTACGATGGAGTCCTATGGACATGCCGGTTCCCGTGAGAATTTGCTTGGGTCGGACGCCTCTGCCGAGCAGATCAAGGCTTTCAGTGCGGAGCAGCAGGTAAGAGCGGATGCTCCTGAAGCGTTCATCTGGCATACCAGCGATGACCAGGCAGTGCCTGTAGAGAATAGCTTGCGTTACGCACTTGCATTGGGTGCGCATGGCATCCCCTATGACTTGCACGTTTTTGAGAAAGGGTCACATGGACTTGGATTGGCTGAGGACAACCACGCGGTTCGGGTATGGTCAGATCTGTGTCTCACATGGCTCAAGAATCAAGGCTGGTAA
- a CDS encoding SGNH/GDSL hydrolase family protein: MKLQKNDKLLFIGDSITDCGREHPVGEGSSGLGHGYVAQVYALLRSIYPELMLRVQNVGNGGNTIRDLKQRWDRDVLDLKPDWLTIMIGINDVWRQFDNPLSTDSHVFLEEYESTLRELVASVRPNLKGLVLMTPYYLEANPEDPMRATMDIYGEAVRRVAGEYDAVYVDTQAAFAPFWDHFYTSVLTYDRVHPDATGHMVLSKAFLDAIGFEWSGGVKSE; the protein is encoded by the coding sequence ATGAAATTGCAAAAAAATGACAAGCTTCTGTTTATCGGGGATTCGATTACAGATTGTGGTCGGGAACATCCTGTAGGTGAAGGCAGTTCAGGTCTGGGCCATGGTTACGTAGCGCAAGTCTATGCGCTCTTGCGGTCCATCTATCCGGAATTGATGTTGCGAGTCCAGAATGTGGGTAATGGTGGAAATACAATTCGTGATCTGAAACAGCGTTGGGATCGTGATGTGCTGGACCTTAAACCGGACTGGCTGACGATCATGATCGGCATTAATGATGTATGGCGTCAGTTCGACAACCCATTGTCAACAGACTCACATGTGTTTCTTGAAGAATACGAATCCACATTGCGTGAACTGGTGGCTTCGGTTCGTCCCAACCTGAAAGGTCTGGTACTGATGACGCCTTATTATCTTGAGGCCAATCCGGAAGACCCGATGCGGGCAACGATGGATATCTACGGAGAAGCGGTACGCAGGGTAGCGGGTGAGTATGATGCGGTGTATGTGGATACACAGGCTGCATTTGCTCCATTTTGGGATCATTTCTATACGTCTGTGCTGACTTATGACCGGGTACATCCGGATGCAACGGGCCATATGGTACTGTCCAAAGCATTCTTGGATGCCATCGGATTCGAATGGTCAGGCGGCGTCAAATCTGAATAA
- a CDS encoding SMP-30/gluconolactonase/LRE family protein, whose amino-acid sequence MSDVTLAVQTPALLGEGPSWDAGNNRLLWVDIESFKVHVYDPATGQDQAYDVGEHVGAVVPYRGDEVVVALRSGFHTYHLLTGELQAIEDPEQDKDTNRFNDGKCDAKGRFWAGTMSMNNESKAGSLYCLEQGKPVRTIVQGVSTSNGLGWSPDRQTMYYIDTPTRSIDRFDFDLTAGTIQNRTSVIHIPEEFGFPDGMTVDGEGMLWVAHWGGGRVTRWNPHTSELLQQIEVPADQVTSCCFGGPDLEELYITTARIGIKEERLKQTPDAGSLFVIRPGVKGQETHAYGSQQ is encoded by the coding sequence ATGAGCGACGTAACTCTAGCAGTACAAACCCCGGCATTGCTGGGGGAAGGCCCAAGCTGGGATGCGGGGAACAATCGATTATTGTGGGTAGATATTGAAAGCTTCAAGGTGCATGTGTATGATCCGGCTACAGGGCAGGATCAGGCTTATGATGTCGGTGAACATGTCGGGGCTGTTGTTCCCTATCGTGGTGACGAAGTTGTGGTTGCTTTACGCAGTGGATTCCATACGTATCACTTGCTTACGGGTGAGCTGCAAGCCATTGAGGACCCTGAACAAGATAAGGATACCAATCGTTTTAATGATGGAAAATGTGATGCGAAGGGCCGCTTCTGGGCAGGCACGATGAGCATGAATAATGAGAGCAAAGCCGGATCGTTGTATTGTTTGGAGCAAGGGAAACCCGTTCGCACAATAGTACAAGGTGTGTCTACATCCAACGGCCTAGGCTGGAGTCCGGATCGGCAGACCATGTATTACATTGATACCCCGACACGTTCTATTGACCGGTTTGATTTTGATCTGACGGCAGGTACGATACAAAATCGGACAAGTGTCATTCACATACCGGAGGAATTCGGTTTTCCGGATGGGATGACGGTTGATGGTGAGGGCATGCTGTGGGTTGCGCACTGGGGCGGAGGAAGAGTCACTCGCTGGAACCCACATACATCAGAGCTGTTGCAACAGATCGAGGTGCCGGCAGATCAGGTAACATCCTGCTGTTTTGGTGGACCTGATCTCGAAGAGTTATACATTACAACAGCACGTATAGGGATTAAGGAAGAACGTCTGAAACAGACACCGGATGCGGGCTCACTTTTTGTCATCAGACCGGGAGTTAAGGGGCAGGAAACTCACGCTTATGGTAGCCAGCAATAA